From the genome of Streptomyces sp. NBC_00659, one region includes:
- a CDS encoding ABC transporter substrate-binding protein, whose product MRALPDFRSPRWAALTALLTTSVLLTACGSGTGGSGAGDGKPRSGGTLTFAVGSDAGCVDPQQVGSNDTIYSVRQVVDSLTDQDPRTGKIVPWLAKSWDISADATAFTFHLRSGVTFSDGSPLTAQVVKDNFDAVPHLGVLGTLAEGYLSGVKSTTVVDPLTVKVTFEQPNAQFLQATSTHSLGIESSASAKRSPQQKCSDGVIGSGPFVLKQYVQNQSVTLAKRRGYAWGSSRWNKKGEAYLDKLVFKVVPEAGVRAGSLRSGQVDAIGSVGRADEAALKGGQVTLQRRANPGIVFGLGFNNARPLLKDARVRRAILAAVDRKQIADTVFPTGTRAATSVLAHTTPDYTNLAPDLAFDAAKAKSLLDEAGWKAGGDGTRTKDGKKLNLTIDWVPNAATNQPALELIQQQLKAVGVQVTLKQLQLTQLTPTQQSGEFDATWGNITRADPDILRSSFSTKLANFYRVPASGLDRTLSAQAATTDPEGRSKLVTQAQRSIVRDAYNVPVVELQTQLGLSTKVHSLAFDASSRIQLHDTWIG is encoded by the coding sequence GTGAGAGCACTTCCGGACTTCAGATCTCCCCGATGGGCGGCGCTCACCGCCCTTCTCACCACCAGCGTGCTGCTGACCGCCTGCGGGTCGGGCACCGGCGGCTCCGGCGCCGGTGACGGCAAGCCGCGTTCCGGCGGAACCCTGACCTTCGCCGTGGGATCGGACGCCGGCTGTGTGGATCCCCAGCAGGTCGGCAGCAACGACACCATCTACTCGGTGCGCCAGGTCGTGGACTCCCTGACGGACCAGGACCCCAGGACCGGCAAGATCGTGCCGTGGCTGGCGAAGAGCTGGGACATCAGTGCCGACGCGACCGCCTTCACCTTCCACCTGCGCTCGGGTGTCACCTTCAGCGACGGGTCCCCGCTGACCGCCCAGGTGGTCAAGGACAACTTCGACGCGGTGCCCCATCTCGGTGTCCTGGGAACCCTGGCCGAGGGCTACCTGAGCGGCGTCAAGAGCACCACGGTGGTCGACCCGCTCACCGTCAAGGTCACCTTCGAACAGCCCAACGCCCAGTTCCTGCAGGCGACTTCGACACATTCCCTGGGGATCGAGTCGTCGGCGAGCGCGAAGAGGTCACCGCAGCAGAAGTGCAGCGACGGGGTCATCGGATCCGGACCCTTCGTACTCAAGCAGTACGTACAGAACCAGTCGGTCACCCTGGCCAAGCGCCGCGGCTACGCCTGGGGCTCCTCACGGTGGAACAAGAAGGGCGAGGCGTACCTGGACAAGCTCGTGTTCAAGGTCGTGCCGGAAGCGGGCGTGCGCGCCGGCAGTCTCCGCTCCGGCCAGGTGGACGCGATCGGCAGTGTGGGCCGGGCCGACGAGGCGGCGCTCAAGGGCGGCCAGGTCACCCTCCAGAGGCGGGCCAACCCCGGCATCGTCTTCGGGCTCGGCTTCAACAACGCGCGGCCCCTCCTGAAGGACGCCAGGGTCCGCCGGGCGATCCTGGCCGCCGTCGACCGCAAGCAGATCGCCGACACCGTCTTCCCCACCGGCACCCGGGCAGCGACCAGCGTCCTCGCACACACCACGCCCGACTACACCAACCTCGCCCCGGATCTCGCCTTCGACGCGGCCAAGGCGAAGTCCCTGCTGGACGAAGCCGGTTGGAAGGCGGGCGGCGACGGCACGCGCACCAAGGACGGCAAGAAGCTGAACCTGACCATCGACTGGGTTCCCAACGCGGCCACGAACCAACCCGCGTTGGAGTTGATACAGCAGCAACTGAAGGCTGTGGGGGTTCAGGTGACCCTCAAGCAGCTCCAGCTCACCCAGCTGACACCGACACAGCAGTCGGGCGAATTCGACGCGACATGGGGGAACATCACCCGCGCCGACCCCGACATCCTGCGCAGCTCCTTCTCCACGAAGCTGGCCAACTTCTACCGCGTGCCGGCGAGCGGCCTGGACAGGACCCTGTCCGCGCAGGCCGCGACCACCGACCCGGAAGGGCGCAGCAAACTCGTGACCCAGGCACAGCGGTCGATCGTGCGCGACGCCTACAACGTGCCGGTGGTGGAACTGCAGACCCAGCTGGGCCTGTCCACGAAGGTGCACAGCCTCGCCTTCGACGCCTCCAGCCGGATCCAGTTGCACGACACCTGGATCGGCTGA
- a CDS encoding ABC transporter permease: protein MRGYVLKRLAQAVGVLWAAYTVSFLVLDYLPGDPVTAMAGAGMDSGQVDPRQIAALRHEYGFDKPVLTQYAEYLGRAVRGDFGNSVATGRPVASTLADALPQTLQLTASALLFAVVLGGGLAVTATYTTRRWLRQLLLSLPPLGVSVPTFWVGLLLVEAFSFRLRWFPAFGNDGLKGLVLPALTLAVPTGALIAQVLAKSLLTALDQPYVETARAKGAGRWRVHLRHALRNASLPALTVAGLLVGQLIAGSVVVETVFSRDGLGRVTAAAVTAQDIPVVQGVVAFGALIFVTTNLVVDLVYPLLDPRIVVASERRARIA, encoded by the coding sequence GTGCGCGGCTATGTACTCAAACGGCTCGCGCAGGCGGTCGGGGTGCTGTGGGCGGCGTACACCGTGTCGTTCCTGGTGCTGGACTACCTGCCGGGCGACCCGGTCACCGCGATGGCCGGTGCCGGAATGGACTCGGGGCAGGTCGATCCCCGGCAGATCGCCGCCCTGCGGCACGAGTACGGCTTCGACAAGCCGGTGCTCACGCAGTACGCCGAGTACCTCGGCCGCGCGGTGCGCGGGGACTTCGGCAACTCGGTCGCCACCGGCCGCCCGGTCGCCTCGACACTGGCCGACGCGCTGCCCCAGACCCTCCAACTGACGGCTTCGGCACTGCTGTTCGCGGTGGTCCTCGGCGGCGGGCTGGCGGTGACGGCCACGTACACCACACGGCGCTGGCTGCGGCAGCTGCTGCTGTCGCTGCCGCCGCTGGGAGTGTCCGTCCCGACGTTCTGGGTGGGGCTCCTGCTGGTCGAGGCGTTCTCCTTCCGGCTGCGCTGGTTCCCCGCGTTCGGCAACGACGGGCTGAAGGGGCTGGTGCTGCCGGCGCTGACCCTCGCGGTCCCGACCGGCGCTCTGATCGCGCAGGTGCTGGCCAAGAGTCTGCTCACCGCGCTCGACCAGCCGTATGTGGAAACCGCCCGCGCGAAAGGCGCGGGCCGCTGGCGGGTCCATCTGCGGCACGCGCTGCGCAACGCGTCCCTGCCGGCGCTGACGGTCGCCGGACTGCTGGTGGGGCAGCTGATCGCCGGTTCGGTCGTCGTCGAGACGGTGTTCTCCCGTGACGGCCTGGGCCGCGTGACCGCGGCGGCCGTCACGGCCCAGGACATCCCGGTGGTCCAGGGGGTGGTGGCGTTCGGCGCACTGATCTTCGTGACGACGAACCTCGTCGTCGACCTGGTCTATCCGCTGCTCGACCCCCGAATCGTGGTGGCCTCGGAGAGAAGGGCACGCATCGCATGA
- a CDS encoding ABC transporter permease, whose product MSQSLVDDPAEAALGLVRPVGPPQDPAPGRRVRVRRVLRFLLRRPGLLLSIGVLVLVVLASFRPQLFTSRDPLTGVPAQNFRGPSGAHWFGTDELGRDVFSRVVHGAQLSLKATLIAVLVAFVVGGLLGVVAGFVGRWVDDVLMRFVDVLLAIPALFLSLALVTALGYGTVKVAVAVGIASVASFARVARAEVLRVRQAVFVEASRSCGARWYSVLGRHVLPNAAGPVIVLATLDFGASILAVSALSFLGYGAPPPAPEWGTLISEGRNYLANAWWLTALPGLAIAATVLATNRVARALDGEWSRQR is encoded by the coding sequence ATGAGCCAGAGTCTTGTCGACGACCCCGCCGAGGCCGCGCTCGGTCTCGTTCGGCCGGTGGGACCACCGCAGGATCCCGCACCAGGGCGCCGCGTCCGCGTACGGCGGGTGCTGCGGTTCCTGCTGCGCCGCCCCGGTCTGCTGCTGTCGATCGGCGTCCTCGTGCTGGTGGTGCTGGCCTCGTTCCGGCCGCAGCTGTTCACTTCTCGCGATCCGCTGACAGGGGTACCGGCGCAGAACTTCCGGGGCCCGAGCGGCGCGCACTGGTTCGGCACGGACGAGCTGGGGCGCGATGTGTTCTCCCGGGTGGTGCACGGCGCACAGCTGTCCCTGAAGGCCACACTGATCGCGGTGCTCGTGGCGTTCGTGGTGGGCGGCCTGCTCGGCGTGGTCGCCGGGTTCGTCGGCCGCTGGGTGGACGACGTGCTGATGCGCTTCGTCGACGTCCTGCTCGCCATCCCCGCGCTGTTCCTGTCGCTGGCCCTGGTGACCGCGCTGGGATACGGGACGGTGAAGGTGGCCGTCGCGGTCGGCATCGCCAGTGTCGCCTCCTTCGCCCGGGTCGCCCGCGCCGAGGTGCTCCGGGTGCGTCAGGCGGTGTTCGTCGAGGCGTCGCGCTCCTGCGGGGCCCGCTGGTACTCGGTGCTGGGCCGGCATGTGCTGCCCAACGCCGCGGGCCCGGTGATCGTCCTGGCCACGCTCGACTTCGGCGCCTCCATCCTGGCCGTGTCGGCGCTGAGCTTCCTCGGGTACGGCGCTCCCCCGCCGGCCCCGGAGTGGGGCACGTTGATCTCCGAGGGCCGCAACTACCTGGCCAACGCCTGGTGGCTGACCGCGCTGCCCGGACTGGCGATCGCCGCGACCGTACTGGCCACCAACCGCGTCGCGAGGGCGCTGGACGGCGAATGGTCCCGGCAGCGATGA
- a CDS encoding ABC transporter ATP-binding protein — translation MTDEAENGEDMTTPLLEIRGLSVSYRTRGGGGVAAVRGVDLDVWPGQVTAVVGESGSGKSTTAHAITRLLPDNGVIDAGSVRFGRHDLATLSEAELRTVRGARIGLVPQDPTVSLNPVKRIGEQVAEVLRIHGLANRRSAAVEALAVLDRAGLPDAAVRARQYPHELSGGMRQRALIAVAIAARPELIIADEPTSALDVTVQRVILDHLQRLAEESGTAILLVTHDLGVAAERAQRLVVMAQGRVVEAGATRDVLADPQDAYTRHLLASAPSMTTARRRPSAPVATADTVPLVEVRNLVKEFRLPRTADGPRTLRAVDDVSFAVHHGQTLALVGESGSGKSTTARLVLRLADATSGQVLFDGVDVTTAGGARARVLRRRAQLVYQNPYASLDPRFSIGEVITEPLRAFKVGDRASRLARARELLDRVALPTAMLERRPAELSGGQRQRVAIARALALSPDLVVCDEPVSALDVSVQAQVLELLAELQAGTGVAYLFISHDLAVVRQIAHQVAVMRAGRVVEAGPPEELFTRPRHAYTRELLAAIPGGRVPSPAAEPITS, via the coding sequence ATGACCGACGAAGCCGAGAACGGTGAGGACATGACCACACCACTGCTGGAGATCCGCGGCCTGTCCGTCTCGTACCGCACCCGCGGCGGTGGCGGCGTGGCGGCCGTCCGGGGCGTGGATCTCGACGTATGGCCGGGACAGGTGACCGCGGTGGTCGGTGAGTCCGGCTCCGGCAAGAGCACGACCGCGCACGCGATCACCCGCCTCCTCCCGGACAACGGCGTCATCGACGCGGGCTCGGTGCGCTTCGGCCGGCACGACCTGGCCACGCTGTCGGAGGCGGAACTGCGCACCGTACGGGGGGCACGGATCGGGCTGGTGCCGCAGGACCCGACCGTGTCGCTCAACCCGGTCAAGCGGATCGGCGAACAGGTCGCGGAGGTGCTGCGCATCCACGGACTGGCGAACCGGCGCTCGGCCGCCGTCGAGGCGCTCGCCGTTCTGGACCGGGCCGGGCTGCCCGACGCCGCCGTCCGGGCCCGGCAGTACCCGCACGAACTCTCCGGGGGCATGCGGCAACGCGCCTTGATCGCCGTCGCGATCGCCGCGCGACCCGAGCTGATCATCGCCGACGAGCCGACCAGCGCGCTCGACGTCACCGTGCAGCGGGTCATCCTCGACCATCTCCAGCGCCTGGCCGAGGAGTCGGGCACGGCGATCCTGCTGGTGACGCACGACCTCGGGGTCGCCGCCGAACGGGCGCAGCGGCTGGTGGTCATGGCGCAGGGCCGGGTGGTGGAGGCGGGAGCCACCCGTGACGTCCTCGCCGATCCCCAGGACGCGTACACCCGGCACCTGCTGGCGAGCGCCCCGAGTATGACGACGGCTCGCCGCCGCCCGTCCGCGCCCGTGGCCACGGCGGACACGGTTCCTCTGGTGGAAGTGCGCAACCTGGTCAAGGAGTTCCGGCTGCCTCGCACCGCGGACGGGCCCCGGACCCTGCGCGCGGTCGACGACGTCAGCTTCGCCGTCCATCACGGGCAGACCCTCGCCCTGGTGGGTGAGTCGGGCTCGGGCAAGTCCACCACCGCCCGGCTGGTGCTCCGGCTGGCCGACGCGACCTCCGGGCAGGTCCTGTTCGACGGCGTCGACGTCACCACCGCCGGGGGTGCCCGTGCCAGGGTGCTGCGCCGCCGTGCCCAACTCGTCTACCAGAACCCGTACGCGTCCCTCGATCCGCGTTTCTCCATCGGTGAGGTGATCACCGAGCCGCTGCGTGCCTTCAAGGTCGGCGACCGTGCCTCGCGGCTGGCGCGGGCCCGCGAACTGCTCGACCGGGTGGCGCTTCCTACGGCCATGCTCGAACGCCGGCCGGCGGAGCTGTCCGGCGGGCAGCGTCAGCGCGTGGCGATCGCCCGTGCGCTCGCCCTCTCCCCCGACCTGGTGGTGTGCGACGAGCCGGTGTCCGCGCTCGACGTCTCGGTGCAGGCCCAAGTGCTGGAGTTGCTGGCCGAGTTGCAGGCCGGCACGGGGGTGGCCTACCTCTTCATCTCTCATGACCTGGCCGTCGTACGCCAGATCGCGCACCAGGTCGCGGTGATGCGGGCCGGCCGCGTCGTGGAGGCGGGTCCTCCGGAGGAGCTCTTCACCCGTCCCCGCCACGCCTACACCCGCGAGCTGCTCGCGGCGATCCCCGGCGGCCGGGTCCCCTCCCCCGCCGCCGAGCCCATCACGAGCTGA
- a CDS encoding LLM class flavin-dependent oxidoreductase, translating to MTTPTITSLAFLTPGNFADDDPYTGLEETLRLFEYGERSGFDGAWIRQRHLEHGVSSAAVFLAAAGQRTERIELGTAVIPIGYESPFRLAEDLALADVLSRGRLQIGFSTGMPHAELLGDLVYDGDWRGFDLSYGRIARVLDNLRGDHLGGPDAVIHSPGNVQRPRLQPHDPGLAHRIWYGGGSLRSVRWAAENGLNLLSGNIVSGEGTDDFTTAQLNLLAEYRRALSQQGVERPARVALGRVIVPFDGADTAGRARYRAYAAGRRARTLTPQGPKRTLFAPDVVGTAEQILEQLAADPVLAQVSELRLELPYEFHREEYEQILHDTRQLIAPELGWRPASLTVPEPVR from the coding sequence ATGACCACTCCCACCATCACGTCCCTTGCGTTTCTCACCCCGGGCAACTTCGCCGACGACGACCCGTACACCGGCCTTGAGGAGACGCTCCGGCTGTTCGAGTACGGCGAACGGTCGGGCTTCGACGGTGCCTGGATCAGGCAGCGGCACCTCGAACACGGTGTGTCCTCGGCGGCTGTGTTCCTCGCCGCGGCGGGCCAGCGCACCGAGCGGATCGAGCTCGGCACCGCCGTCATACCGATCGGCTACGAGAGTCCTTTCCGCCTCGCCGAGGATCTGGCACTGGCCGACGTATTGTCCCGGGGCCGGCTCCAGATCGGCTTCAGCACCGGCATGCCGCACGCCGAGCTGCTCGGAGACCTGGTGTACGACGGGGACTGGCGCGGTTTCGACCTCTCGTACGGCAGGATCGCCCGTGTCCTCGACAACCTGCGCGGCGACCATCTCGGCGGTCCCGACGCGGTCATCCACTCGCCGGGCAACGTGCAGCGTCCCCGTCTGCAACCGCACGATCCCGGTCTGGCGCACCGCATCTGGTACGGCGGCGGGAGCCTGCGCTCGGTCCGCTGGGCAGCGGAGAACGGCCTGAACCTGCTGTCCGGCAACATCGTCTCCGGTGAGGGCACCGACGACTTCACCACGGCCCAGCTCAATCTGCTGGCCGAGTACCGACGAGCGCTGTCCCAGCAGGGTGTGGAGCGTCCGGCACGGGTGGCCCTGGGCCGGGTGATCGTGCCCTTCGACGGCGCCGACACGGCCGGCCGGGCCCGTTACCGTGCCTACGCGGCCGGCCGCCGCGCCCGTACCCTGACACCTCAGGGCCCGAAGCGGACCCTGTTCGCCCCCGACGTGGTGGGCACGGCCGAACAGATCCTCGAGCAGCTGGCCGCCGACCCGGTCCTGGCGCAGGTCTCGGAGCTGCGCCTGGAGCTGCCGTACGAGTTCCACCGGGAGGAGTACGAACAGATCCTGCACGACACACGGCAGCTGATCGCACCCGAACTGGGCTGGCGTCCGGCCTCGTTGACGGTCCCGGAGCCGGTCCGCTGA
- a CDS encoding LLM class flavin-dependent oxidoreductase, with protein sequence MPVEFLGIAATHDGSETAPRSGAAFDKEYTLRLARAHEDNGWDRVLFAYGSGSPDPAPAAAYIASRLDRLQILLAHRPNVSYPTFAAKTFATLDQISEGRLTVHFITGGNDHEQGREGDTLTKDERYARTREYIRIVKKIWTTHEPFDHEGEHYRFHDFVSDVFPVQHPRPGVSFGGSSPAAYAAGGAEADIFCLWGEPLEKTAEQIESVKAAAKAAGRTEAPRIQAAFRPIIAPTEELAWEKAHRTVGAIKARKEKGELLTRRHNGHGQPQNSGSQRLIAIAEAGERYDRALWTPTAAATGGAGNSNALVGTPETVARALLDYYDLGVDILSARGYDLLDDAIDFGRYVIPIVREEVAKRDAERATRGTQNLAAVHG encoded by the coding sequence ATGCCAGTGGAGTTCCTCGGTATCGCCGCCACTCATGACGGCTCCGAGACCGCCCCGCGCTCCGGTGCCGCTTTCGACAAGGAGTACACGCTCCGGCTCGCGCGGGCCCACGAGGACAACGGCTGGGACCGGGTGTTGTTCGCCTACGGTTCCGGATCGCCGGATCCCGCCCCGGCCGCCGCCTACATCGCGAGCAGACTGGACCGCCTCCAGATCCTGCTCGCCCACCGGCCCAACGTCTCGTACCCGACCTTCGCCGCGAAGACCTTCGCCACCCTCGACCAGATCAGCGAGGGCCGGCTCACCGTGCACTTCATCACCGGCGGCAACGACCACGAACAGGGCCGCGAGGGCGACACCCTGACGAAGGACGAACGGTACGCCCGCACCCGTGAGTACATCCGGATCGTCAAGAAGATCTGGACCACCCACGAGCCGTTCGATCACGAAGGCGAGCACTACCGGTTCCACGATTTCGTGAGCGACGTCTTTCCGGTCCAGCATCCCCGTCCCGGCGTGTCGTTCGGTGGCTCGTCGCCCGCCGCGTATGCCGCTGGAGGCGCCGAGGCCGACATCTTCTGCCTGTGGGGCGAGCCCCTGGAGAAGACCGCCGAGCAGATCGAGTCCGTGAAGGCCGCCGCGAAGGCCGCGGGCCGCACCGAAGCGCCCCGTATCCAGGCGGCGTTCCGCCCGATCATCGCCCCGACCGAGGAACTGGCCTGGGAGAAGGCCCACCGCACCGTCGGCGCGATCAAGGCCCGCAAGGAGAAGGGCGAGTTGCTCACCAGACGGCACAACGGCCATGGCCAGCCACAGAACTCCGGGTCACAGCGGCTGATCGCCATCGCCGAGGCGGGCGAGCGGTACGACCGCGCCCTGTGGACCCCGACCGCCGCCGCGACGGGGGGCGCGGGCAACTCCAACGCCCTGGTCGGAACCCCGGAGACGGTCGCCCGGGCGCTGCTCGACTACTACGACCTGGGCGTCGACATTCTCTCCGCCCGCGGCTACGACCTGCTCGACGACGCGATCGACTTCGGCCGGTACGTGATCCCGATCGTCCGCGAGGAGGTCGCCAAGCGCGACGCCGAGCGAGCGACGCGTGGCACGCAGAATCTCGCGGCGGTACATGGCTGA
- a CDS encoding acyl-CoA dehydrogenase family protein → MDVVTAPPGPAAASDRTGLEPAGPGHAHWLRAAREAAEDLATDAVAREQAGKTPFDEVSRLCEAGLLTLLVPAGAGGGGADWATAYAVVREISAADAAIGQLLGCHYFLSWSALSFAASARATETARRSTKKPFLWGGGLARQEPPLRLARKGGGYVLDGRQNYATGVLVADRLAVRGERVDTGEPFAVVVDPAHPGVRIDADSESFGQRLAAGGSVDFDAVPVAAGNVLGSLSADEDVLSPLTAFTSPVGRLLSVQLLLGIAEGVLTEVREYSRAGHSLWHPGWPVGSPSDPRILTLHGELTVLTRSASALNEQAVQAVLGGQARGEALSYDEYAEISVLVTMAEAAASRAAQESTTRALEVIGARSASSRLGFDRFWRNARTVTLYEPVGARLRDIGDYFLNGAHPPFVLPL, encoded by the coding sequence ATGGACGTTGTCACCGCGCCGCCGGGACCCGCCGCCGCATCCGACCGGACCGGACTCGAGCCGGCCGGACCCGGCCACGCACACTGGCTGCGTGCGGCCCGCGAGGCGGCGGAAGACCTGGCCACGGACGCGGTGGCCAGGGAGCAGGCGGGCAAGACCCCCTTCGACGAGGTCTCCCGACTGTGCGAGGCGGGACTGCTGACGCTGCTCGTACCGGCCGGCGCCGGAGGCGGCGGCGCGGACTGGGCGACGGCCTACGCCGTCGTCCGGGAGATCTCCGCCGCCGACGCCGCGATCGGTCAACTGCTCGGCTGTCACTACTTCCTGTCGTGGAGCGCGCTGTCCTTCGCCGCCTCCGCGCGCGCCACCGAGACCGCCCGGCGCTCCACGAAGAAGCCCTTCCTCTGGGGTGGCGGTCTCGCCCGCCAGGAACCGCCTCTGAGGCTGGCCAGGAAAGGCGGCGGTTACGTCCTGGACGGTCGGCAGAACTACGCCACGGGGGTCCTGGTCGCCGACCGCCTCGCCGTACGGGGCGAGCGGGTCGACACCGGCGAACCCTTCGCCGTCGTCGTCGATCCCGCCCATCCCGGTGTGCGGATCGACGCCGACTCGGAATCCTTCGGCCAGCGGCTCGCGGCCGGCGGCAGCGTGGATTTCGACGCTGTACCGGTCGCCGCCGGCAACGTCCTGGGATCCCTGTCCGCGGACGAGGACGTCCTGTCACCCCTGACCGCCTTCACCTCGCCGGTCGGACGCCTCCTCTCCGTCCAGTTGCTGCTCGGTATCGCCGAGGGAGTGCTCACCGAAGTACGCGAATACAGCCGGGCAGGCCACTCGCTCTGGCATCCCGGCTGGCCGGTCGGCTCTCCCTCGGACCCGCGGATCCTGACCCTGCACGGAGAACTCACCGTTCTCACCCGCTCCGCCTCGGCACTCAACGAGCAGGCGGTGCAAGCCGTACTGGGCGGACAGGCACGCGGCGAAGCCCTGAGCTACGACGAGTACGCGGAGATCTCCGTTCTCGTGACCATGGCCGAAGCCGCCGCGTCCAGGGCCGCACAGGAGTCCACCACCCGGGCCCTCGAAGTCATCGGCGCCCGCTCCGCGTCCTCACGGCTGGGCTTCGACCGCTTCTGGCGCAATGCGCGAACCGTCACCTTGTACGAGCCCGTCGGTGCCCGGCTCCGTGACATCGGGGACTACTTCCTCAACGGCGCGCACCCTCCGTTCGTCCTGCCCCTCTGA
- a CDS encoding Asp23/Gls24 family envelope stress response protein — MTDLTTRSAATRNETGEATGIRRSGTGDPGGKGRTTIADGVVAKIAAASARDVPGIHGLGTGMTRALGSVRDRVPAGRPGQTRGVSVEVGERQTAVDLDVVVEYGYPITDVIADMRVAVVSAVERMTGLEVVEVNVAVGDVRLPDEPDEEPQDGPRVT; from the coding sequence ATGACGGACCTGACCACCCGCTCCGCGGCCACCAGGAACGAAACGGGCGAGGCCACCGGGATCCGGCGCTCCGGCACCGGTGATCCGGGCGGCAAGGGACGGACCACCATCGCCGACGGCGTGGTGGCCAAGATCGCGGCGGCATCCGCACGCGATGTGCCCGGCATCCACGGCCTCGGCACAGGAATGACCCGGGCCCTCGGGTCCGTCCGCGACCGGGTGCCCGCCGGGCGTCCCGGTCAGACCCGCGGCGTGAGCGTCGAGGTCGGCGAACGGCAGACCGCGGTGGATCTCGACGTCGTCGTCGAGTACGGGTACCCCATCACGGACGTGATCGCGGACATGCGCGTCGCCGTGGTCTCCGCCGTCGAGCGCATGACCGGGCTGGAGGTCGTCGAGGTGAACGTCGCCGTCGGCGACGTGCGTCTGCCGGACGAACCGGACGAGGAACCGCAGGACGGCCCTCGCGTGACGTGA
- a CDS encoding DUF3040 domain-containing protein, which yields MTERDHADGLRLTARERAALAEIEKGLRQDHAPAPHRPSGGRRLPVAVALMLMCSVVLAVVGIRTSNTALLWCFAVLWPLTSLQLVRLLGRWIRSTGPFTPWF from the coding sequence GTGACCGAAAGGGACCACGCGGACGGTCTCCGCCTCACAGCGCGCGAACGTGCCGCGCTGGCGGAGATCGAGAAGGGGCTGCGGCAGGACCACGCGCCGGCGCCGCACCGCCCGTCCGGCGGGCGCCGGCTGCCCGTCGCGGTCGCACTGATGCTGATGTGCTCCGTGGTCCTCGCGGTGGTCGGCATCCGCACGTCGAACACCGCGCTTCTCTGGTGCTTCGCGGTTCTGTGGCCGCTGACCTCGCTGCAGCTCGTCAGGTTGCTGGGCCGCTGGATCAGAAGCACGGGCCCTTTCACTCCATGGTTCTGA
- a CDS encoding PadR family transcriptional regulator — MALEHAILVSLLEKPGSGYELARRFERSIGYFWTATHQQIYRVLKRMESEGVLAVREVPQQGRPDKKVYSVAGPGRAVLSEWLHEPIEPESIRHDLAVKIRGAAFDDPAALVDEVERHHRIHSDRLARYLAGELRDFTGPDAPAPLDAGQQLQHVVLRGGIAYERMTIAWLDDVLATLRTLGTTTDVTGGDPQDGPARQSA, encoded by the coding sequence ATGGCGCTCGAACACGCGATCCTCGTCTCCCTGCTGGAAAAGCCGGGGTCCGGCTATGAGCTGGCCCGGCGGTTCGAGCGGTCCATCGGCTACTTCTGGACCGCCACGCACCAGCAGATCTACCGCGTGCTCAAGCGCATGGAGAGCGAGGGCGTGCTCGCCGTCCGGGAGGTGCCGCAGCAGGGGCGGCCGGACAAGAAGGTGTACTCGGTCGCCGGCCCCGGGCGTGCCGTCCTCTCCGAGTGGCTGCACGAGCCGATCGAACCAGAGAGCATCCGTCACGATCTCGCGGTGAAGATCCGCGGCGCGGCCTTCGACGACCCGGCGGCGCTCGTCGACGAGGTCGAGCGGCACCACCGGATACACAGTGACCGGCTCGCGCGCTATCTCGCCGGGGAGCTGCGCGACTTCACCGGTCCTGACGCCCCCGCCCCTCTCGACGCCGGTCAGCAGCTCCAGCACGTCGTACTGCGCGGCGGCATCGCGTACGAGCGCATGACGATCGCCTGGCTCGACGACGTCCTCGCCACGCTCCGCACCCTCGGCACGACGACCGATGTCACGGGCGGCGACCCTCAGGACGGCCCCGCGCGGCAGTCGGCCTGA